A single region of the Bacteroidota bacterium genome encodes:
- a CDS encoding CTP synthase, which yields MKNDQARYIFVTGGVTSSLGKGIFSASLAKLLQARGFRVTIQKFDPYINVDPGTLNPYEHGECYVTEDGAETDLDLGHYERFLGIETSQANNVTTGAVYQNVINRERAGEFLGKTVQVIPHITDEIQNRMLLLGESGEYDIVITEIGGTVGDIESLPYIEAVRQLKWKLGDKRCIVIHLTLIPYLNAAHELKTKPTQHSVKMLLESGLQADILVCRTEHPLPKEFRRKIALFCNVNVNSVLQALDVKTIYDVPLHLLEENADEIVLTKLKLPKRNEPDLTNWKAFLSRLKNPTNSVKIGLVGKYVELQDAYKSILESFIHAGAANECKVKVVSIQSEHITETNVGEKLGDLDGVLVAPGFGDRGIEGKITAIRYVRENKIPFFGICLGMQCAVIEFGRNVLKLKDAHSTEMNPKTKHPVIHMMEEQLEVTEKGGTMRLGSYDCRLFKKTKAYEIYKSQHITERHRHRYEFNNEYLKDYEAKGLMATGLNPQQNLVEIVELKDHPWFLAVQFHPELKSKVETPHPLFVGFVKAAIDFKEKKHDKSGED from the coding sequence ATGAAGAATGATCAAGCTCGCTATATCTTCGTTACGGGTGGGGTAACGTCGTCGCTGGGAAAAGGGATTTTTTCCGCATCATTAGCAAAATTATTACAGGCTCGCGGTTTTAGGGTTACCATTCAAAAATTTGACCCTTATATTAATGTTGACCCGGGCACACTCAATCCTTACGAACATGGCGAATGTTATGTTACAGAAGATGGAGCCGAAACCGACCTTGACCTTGGTCATTATGAACGTTTTCTCGGAATTGAAACATCACAGGCTAATAACGTAACCACCGGAGCCGTGTATCAAAATGTTATCAACCGCGAACGTGCAGGTGAATTTTTAGGTAAAACCGTTCAGGTAATTCCGCACATTACCGATGAGATTCAAAACCGAATGCTGCTTTTAGGCGAATCGGGCGAATATGATATCGTAATTACCGAAATTGGCGGAACCGTTGGCGATATTGAGTCACTACCTTATATAGAGGCAGTTCGACAACTTAAATGGAAACTTGGGGACAAACGTTGTATCGTTATCCATTTAACCCTGATTCCATACTTAAATGCAGCACACGAACTTAAAACCAAACCTACGCAGCACTCTGTTAAAATGTTGCTGGAAAGTGGTTTACAGGCAGATATACTGGTGTGCAGAACTGAACATCCGCTTCCAAAAGAGTTTCGCAGAAAAATCGCATTATTCTGTAATGTGAATGTGAATTCAGTTTTACAGGCACTCGATGTTAAAACGATTTATGATGTGCCTCTGCATTTATTGGAAGAAAATGCTGATGAAATTGTGCTTACCAAACTAAAACTGCCTAAAAGAAACGAGCCTGATTTAACCAACTGGAAAGCATTTTTATCTCGCTTAAAAAACCCAACCAATTCGGTTAAAATTGGTCTGGTTGGTAAGTATGTTGAATTACAAGATGCTTATAAATCTATTTTAGAATCATTTATCCATGCCGGAGCTGCCAATGAGTGTAAGGTAAAAGTTGTTTCCATTCAAAGTGAGCATATTACTGAAACTAACGTAGGTGAAAAACTCGGAGACCTAGACGGAGTGCTGGTTGCACCAGGATTTGGGGATCGAGGAATTGAAGGAAAAATTACTGCAATTCGTTATGTGCGCGAAAATAAAATTCCGTTTTTTGGCATTTGTTTGGGTATGCAGTGCGCAGTTATTGAATTTGGTCGCAATGTGCTGAAATTGAAAGATGCACATAGCACTGAGATGAACCCCAAAACCAAACATCCGGTAATTCACATGATGGAAGAACAACTGGAGGTAACCGAAAAAGGCGGAACCATGCGTTTGGGAAGTTATGATTGCCGTTTATTCAAAAAAACCAAGGCTTACGAAATTTATAAATCGCAACATATTACGGAGCGCCACCGTCACCGTTATGAGTTTAATAATGAGTATCTGAAAGATTATGAAGCCAAAGGTTTGATGGCAACCGGCCTCAATCCGCAGCAAAATCTGGTGGAAATTGTGGAACTCAAAGACCATCCGTGGTTTTTAGCCGTGCAGTTTCACCCTGAGCTGAAAAGTAAGGTTGAAACACCACATCCGCTGTTTGTGGGCTTTGTTAAGGCTGCGATAGACTTCAAAGAAAAAAAACATGACAAGTCGGGTGAAGACTGA
- a CDS encoding RidA family protein encodes MQNENTIQYYLPGNRLARATVFNNTIYLSGIIADNDAIDFKSQMESVLKKIENTLADLGSNKNMLLQVTIYLPDITQFDYMNIIWDKWITPGFAPARATVEAKLAHPQYLIEIMAIAAQPAV; translated from the coding sequence ATGCAAAACGAAAATACAATTCAATATTATTTACCCGGTAACCGCCTTGCAAGGGCAACTGTGTTTAACAATACCATTTATTTATCCGGAATTATTGCCGATAATGATGCCATTGATTTTAAAAGTCAGATGGAAAGTGTCTTGAAAAAGATAGAAAACACCCTTGCCGATTTGGGCAGTAACAAAAATATGTTGCTGCAGGTAACAATTTATTTACCTGACATTACCCAATTCGATTATATGAATATTATTTGGGATAAATGGATTACGCCCGGGTTTGCTCCGGCAAGAGCAACAGTGGAAGCAAAATTGGCACATCCACAATATTTAATTGAAATAATGGCGATAGCAGCGCAACCTGCTGTATAA
- the yidC gene encoding membrane protein insertase YidC: protein MDRNNVIGFVLLGVLIIAFFFMQSRFANQERVAQAKKQATEDSIKRVEDSLNLLKNPIVTETKEAVISNSASAIPDSIKSKLSPEAILKMEDSLAAIKSQNAFGRFSDVAQGAEKLDSIENEVIKLVFSNKGGNIVRAELKTHKNYHGGPVDLVNSANNRFNYNFKYQNDKMINTEELYFTAAKSSDGKSIQFIADLGGGSSLIQSYTFTGTEYLVDYNVQFKGFENIISRQDPIIILNWKNEMQEQEKNIKYERQYSKLYFSNVDGDIDYKNTNGELKFEAPVKWVSCQQQFFNTTLIAKESFDRKGKIEVFADDTSSFVKSCNTELYLTYNGKSDFTVPMQWYIAPNDYQALNALDLGMETIIPTGSGIIGWINTHAIIPLFNWLSGMIKNYGLIILLMTLIIKLALTPLTYRSYLSMAKMRVLNPELTELREKYADDQARLGQEQLKLYRKAGVNPMGGCIPTLLSMPILIAMFRLFPGTIDLRQQSFLWAPDLSTYDDIIHWGTTIPLIGNHISIFCVLMTLSSVLYIRMNMQNTAQLQGPMKTVQYLTPVFFFFFLNSSPAALTYYYFVSNLVTFGQQWSIRRFFLNDEEIHRKIQENKAKPEKQKSGFAKRLEDAMKQQQKMRETQQQPKKKK, encoded by the coding sequence ATGGATCGTAATAATGTAATAGGCTTCGTACTGCTGGGAGTTCTCATCATCGCATTTTTCTTCATGCAGAGCCGCTTCGCTAATCAGGAAAGAGTAGCGCAGGCTAAAAAACAAGCTACTGAAGACTCAATCAAACGTGTTGAAGATTCCCTCAATCTGCTTAAAAACCCGATTGTAACAGAAACTAAAGAAGCTGTTATTTCCAATTCGGCAAGTGCGATTCCCGATAGTATTAAAAGCAAACTTTCTCCTGAAGCTATCCTGAAAATGGAAGATTCACTGGCTGCAATTAAAAGCCAGAATGCCTTCGGCCGTTTTTCTGACGTAGCCCAGGGAGCCGAAAAACTGGATTCTATAGAAAATGAGGTAATCAAACTCGTTTTTTCCAATAAAGGCGGAAATATTGTTCGTGCAGAATTAAAAACACATAAAAACTACCATGGTGGACCGGTTGATTTGGTGAACAGTGCCAATAATCGTTTCAACTACAATTTTAAGTATCAAAACGATAAAATGATTAACACGGAAGAGCTGTATTTTACCGCTGCCAAATCTTCTGATGGAAAATCAATTCAGTTTATTGCCGATTTAGGGGGTGGAAGTTCATTAATCCAATCGTATACATTTACAGGTACTGAATACCTTGTTGACTATAACGTTCAATTTAAAGGGTTTGAAAATATTATTTCCCGCCAGGATCCAATCATTATTTTGAATTGGAAAAATGAGATGCAGGAGCAGGAAAAAAATATCAAATATGAACGCCAGTATTCTAAATTATATTTCAGTAATGTTGATGGTGATATTGATTATAAAAATACCAATGGTGAATTAAAATTTGAAGCTCCTGTAAAATGGGTAAGTTGTCAGCAACAGTTTTTTAATACCACACTTATTGCGAAAGAAAGTTTCGACCGCAAAGGGAAAATAGAAGTTTTTGCAGATGATACTTCATCGTTTGTAAAAAGTTGTAATACTGAATTATATCTTACTTATAATGGTAAATCAGATTTTACCGTTCCCATGCAATGGTATATAGCACCAAACGATTATCAGGCATTAAATGCGCTGGATTTAGGTATGGAAACCATTATACCAACAGGTAGCGGAATAATAGGATGGATAAACACACATGCCATTATTCCCTTATTTAACTGGTTAAGTGGTATGATTAAAAATTACGGTTTAATTATTTTGTTGATGACATTAATAATTAAACTGGCATTAACGCCGCTTACTTATCGCTCGTATCTTTCGATGGCAAAAATGCGGGTATTAAATCCGGAGTTAACCGAATTACGTGAAAAATACGCTGATGATCAGGCGCGATTAGGTCAGGAACAATTAAAGTTATATCGAAAAGCCGGAGTAAACCCGATGGGTGGATGTATTCCTACTTTACTTTCCATGCCGATTTTAATTGCCATGTTCCGTTTATTCCCGGGAACTATCGATTTGCGTCAGCAATCATTTTTATGGGCACCGGATCTTTCTACTTATGATGATATAATTCATTGGGGCACAACAATACCGCTCATCGGAAATCACATTAGTATATTCTGTGTTTTGATGACCCTGAGTTCTGTATTATATATTCGTATGAATATGCAGAATACGGCTCAATTGCAAGGTCCGATGAAAACAGTGCAATACCTTACACCTGTTTTCTTCTTTTTCTTCCTGAACAGCTCTCCTGCCGCTTTAACTTACTATTACTTTGTAAGTAACCTGGTAACTTTTGGTCAGCAGTGGAGTATCCGCCGTTTCTTCCTGAATGATGAAGAAATTCATAGAAAAATTCAGGAAAACAAGGCGAAACCTGAGAAACAAAAATCAGGATTTGCTAAACGTTTGGAAGATGCAATGAAGCAGCAGCAAAAAATGCGTGAAACGCAGCAGCAACCGAAAAAGAAAAAATAA
- a CDS encoding RNA polymerase sigma factor, giving the protein MQTDQLTATYLQNKNQLKSFLLRLTASAEDAEDIMQDTYIKAAEKISTFRAESSLKTWLFTIATNLAKDNLRAKGRWTEDVTDKGKAAALTDKNFFAEAMQIRMTSPQGAFEIKEHITFCFTCIAKSLPLEQQICVLLKEVYEFKVNEITEIVNTTEAMVKYYLHTGRAKLVQIFEGRCALINKEGICHQCTELNGIFNPKQNHQEELNKIEMAKQANNPDKEHLFNLRMQIVQGIDPFESSSAELQLHHYAHNTRVMENFLKKSEV; this is encoded by the coding sequence ATGCAAACTGACCAACTAACTGCTACATATCTCCAAAATAAAAATCAGTTAAAATCTTTTTTACTGCGACTGACTGCGAGCGCTGAAGATGCGGAGGATATTATGCAGGATACTTATATTAAGGCTGCTGAAAAAATAAGCACTTTCCGTGCAGAGTCATCATTAAAAACCTGGTTATTTACCATCGCTACAAATTTGGCAAAAGATAATTTGCGGGCAAAAGGTCGGTGGACAGAAGATGTTACTGATAAGGGAAAGGCAGCTGCATTAACAGATAAAAACTTTTTTGCAGAGGCCATGCAAATTCGTATGACTTCACCACAGGGTGCATTTGAAATTAAAGAGCACATCACTTTTTGTTTCACCTGTATTGCGAAATCGTTACCACTTGAACAACAAATTTGTGTGCTGTTAAAAGAAGTATATGAATTTAAAGTTAACGAAATCACCGAAATTGTAAATACAACTGAAGCAATGGTGAAATATTATTTACATACCGGAAGAGCAAAATTGGTTCAGATTTTTGAGGGTCGTTGTGCGCTTATTAATAAGGAGGGTATTTGTCACCAATGCACGGAACTCAACGGTATATTTAATCCCAAACAGAACCATCAGGAAGAGTTGAACAAAATAGAAATGGCAAAGCAGGCCAACAACCCTGACAAAGAACATTTGTTTAACCTCCGGATGCAAATTGTGCAGGGAATCGACCCTTTCGAGAGCTCATCTGCTGAGCTTCAACTACACCATTATGCCCATAATACCAGGGTTATGGAAAATTTTTTGAAAAAAAGTGAAGTTTAG
- a CDS encoding SRPBCC domain-containing protein, giving the protein MAQNGTATTTKTTFSRETTVSISIQAESSIIWSLLTNAADYPRWNSTIIAIDGTIAAGEKIELKSTLDTTRTFKLKVLTFQPESLLIWGDSKGQRTYTLSKNDIGTITFTMTEKIGGLMFPMYAKYIPSFDEAFEQFASDLKTEAEKIMKTK; this is encoded by the coding sequence ATGGCTCAAAACGGAACAGCCACTACCACTAAAACCACTTTTAGTCGAGAAACAACCGTAAGTATTTCTATTCAGGCAGAAAGTTCCATTATTTGGAGTTTATTAACCAATGCAGCAGATTATCCAAGATGGAATAGCACTATTATTGCTATTGACGGGACAATTGCGGCAGGAGAAAAAATTGAATTGAAATCTACACTTGACACTACAAGAACATTTAAATTAAAGGTGCTAACATTTCAGCCGGAATCATTATTAATATGGGGCGACAGTAAAGGGCAACGTACTTATACGTTAAGTAAAAATGACATCGGTACGATTACCTTTACGATGACAGAAAAAATTGGAGGTCTCATGTTTCCGATGTATGCGAAATACATACCATCATTTGATGAAGCATTTGAACAATTTGCTTCGGATTTAAAAACTGAAGCAGAAAAAATTATGAAAACCAAATAA
- a CDS encoding VOC family protein has product MTANENALNWFEISVTDISRAKKFYESIFGIQMHQEEMMGMQMAYFPYEDMNGKVAGALVQSENHIPSMDGAKIYLNGNPDLDNALSKVEAAGGQIIMPKTFIADNVGYMAFFIDSEGNNVALHSNK; this is encoded by the coding sequence ATGACAGCAAACGAAAATGCTTTAAATTGGTTTGAGATATCGGTAACAGATATTTCCCGTGCGAAAAAATTTTATGAATCCATATTTGGTATTCAAATGCATCAGGAAGAAATGATGGGCATGCAAATGGCTTATTTTCCATATGAAGATATGAATGGAAAGGTTGCCGGAGCTCTTGTTCAAAGTGAAAACCATATACCCAGTATGGATGGGGCAAAAATTTATTTAAATGGTAATCCTGATTTGGATAACGCACTATCAAAAGTGGAAGCTGCAGGTGGCCAAATTATCATGCCAAAAACCTTTATTGCTGACAACGTTGGATATATGGCGTTTTTTATTGATTCTGAAGGCAATAATGTTGCATTACATTCAAATAAATAA
- a CDS encoding transcription initiation protein — protein sequence MNEFLLVFRNDAAAAQAQMSPDQMQAMMKTWMDWIGGIAAQNKLVSSGNRLAPTGKVLAPNNVITDGPFVEIKEAIGGYIIVKADSLEEATTLSHGCPILDVNGTVEIRMIITMD from the coding sequence ATGAACGAATTTTTATTAGTATTTAGAAATGATGCCGCAGCGGCACAAGCTCAAATGTCGCCTGATCAAATGCAGGCCATGATGAAAACATGGATGGATTGGATTGGTGGCATAGCAGCACAAAACAAATTAGTTAGTTCCGGTAACCGATTAGCACCAACAGGAAAAGTACTGGCGCCTAACAATGTAATTACAGATGGTCCTTTTGTAGAAATTAAAGAAGCCATTGGCGGATATATTATTGTTAAAGCTGATTCGCTTGAAGAGGCTACTACTTTATCGCACGGATGTCCAATATTGGATGTAAACGGAACTGTCGAAATTCGCATGATAATCACCATGGATTGA